A stretch of DNA from Mycolicibacterium celeriflavum:
GGTGCGCTGCTGGCGTTGGGGCTACCGACGTCGGCCACCGCGGCGATGCTTCTGGCCGCATTTCAGCAGTACGGCATGCAGCCGGGCCCTCTGCTGTTCGACCGCAGCGCCGACATCGTCTGGGCACTCATCGCCAGCCTGTTCATCGGGATGGTCGTATTGCTCGTGTTGAATCTGCCGTTCGCTCCGCTGTGGGCAAGGCTGCTCTCGATCCCCAAGGAGTACCTCTATGCGGGGATCGCGGTGTTCGCCTGCTTCGGTGTGTACGCCGCGAGTTCGGCGATCATCGACGTCGTTTTCATGCTGGTGCTCGGTGTGCTCGGATTCGCCATGCGTCGCTACGGAATCCCGCTTGCACCGGTGCTGATCGCGGTGATCCTCGGCCCGCTCGCCGAGTCGTCACTGCGCGCCGCGATGAACAACTCGCAGAACAATCCGCTCACGCTGGTGAGCACACCGATCACGATCACCCTGTATGCCCTGCTCGCCGTCGTCATCGGAATCAGCACGTACAACAAGCTCAGGCTGCGCAAGGAGGTGCCGGCGTCGGCCCGTAGCACCGAGGAAGTCGCCGGCTGATTGCTGAAGAACTTGGCGGGGGCCAAGGGCACTCGACGCGCAATTGACGCCCGGCGGAGTTCGTGTCTCCGGGTGCGGCACACGCGGTTAAGGACTCGCTGAATACCCCGCCCAAGCCGACATCATCGGTCGGCCGCGCCGACTTCATACCCCGCTACGCGGCCGCGACTCATCCGCGTGCTCGTCGCCACGGAAGTAGGCGCGGGTCTCGCGGTAGACCAATGGGGACAAGATGATCAGACCGACAAGGTTGGGCAGAGCCATCAGGCCGTTCATGACGTCGGAGAAGGTCCATACCGGCTTCAGGGCGATGGTGGCTCCGATGTAGATCACGATGATGAAGACGATCCGGTACGGGAACACCGCCTTTCGTCCGAACAGGTACTCCATGCACCGCTCGCCGTAGTAGGACCAGCCGAGCAGGGTCGAGAACGCGAAGAAGATCACGCTGAGCGTGACGATGATGCTGCCCCATGTTCCGGGTAGACCCTCGGCAAATGCACGTGCGGTGAAACTCGCCGCCTCATCGGGTCCGGCTTCCTTCCATACGCCCGTGACGACGATCGTCAGCGCGGTGAAGCTCACCACCACGAGCGTGTCGATGAACGTCTGGGTCATCGACACCAGTGCCTGCCGGACCGGGTGGGTGGTCTTCGCTGCGGCCGCGGCGATGCCGCCGGTACCGAGGCCCGACTCATTGGAGAAGATGCCGCGCGCGACGCCGTAGCGAATCGCGGCTGCGACGGCCGCTCCCGCGAAGCCTCCGGTGGCGGCGGTGCCGGTGAAGGCGTCGGTGAAGATGAGGCCCAAGGCCCCGGGCACTTCGCCGATGTTGAAGGCCAACACGGCGGCCGCGCCGACGATGTATATGACGATCATCACCGGGACGAAGAGGCTGGTGACTCGGCCGATGCTCTTGATGCCGCCGAGGATCACAGCGGCGGCGAGCATCACAATGATCGCGCCGGTGACTGCCGCGGACACTCCCCACTCTTCGTTGACGTTGGCCGCGACGGTGTTGGCCTGGGTCATGTTCCCGATGCCGAACGAGGCCAGTGCTCCTGCGACCGCGAAGAATCCGCCGAGGAAGATGCCCAGCGGCCCTTTGATGCCGCGCCGCAGGTAATGCATCGGGCCACCGGATTGTTCACCGGCGGCGTCGGTGCGGCGGAACCGTACACCGAGGAAGGCTTCGCTGTACTTGGTTGCCATACCGACCATGCCGGTGAACCACATCCAGAACACGGCGCCGGGGCCGCCGAGCGCGATCGCGGTCGCGACGCCGGCGATATTGCCGACACCGACGGTGGCGGCCAGCGCCGTCGACAACGCCTGGTAGTGCGAGATGTCGCCTTCGGCACCCGGATCCTTACGCCTGACGAACGCTAGCCAGAACGCCAGTCGGAACCGGCGCACCTGAATCCCGCGCAACAACACAGTCAGATAGAGGCCGGTCAGCAATAGTAGCGGGATCAATAGCCAAGGGCCCCAGATGAAGGAGCTGGCATCGCCCAGAAGGTTGTCGAGAGTCGTCATCGCACCGCCGTATCACAGAGACATCGGACGCGTGAAACCGTAGTGCACCAGCTGCGGCACGACTCAACGCGGGCGGTGTCGTCGAAGTGATCCGAGGTCGGCGACGGGCTTGCCGGCGCGGGCAATCGTCAACCTACAAAAGCCTTGTCTCCGTGGTCAGTACAACTAGCTCAGCCGATGGCGTCGGCCGACGGCCAGGCACGCGCCAACCGCTGGTCCGTGGTGAGTAACACCAGATCTGCAGTGTCGGCGAGTTCGACGTAGAGGGCATCAGTAAGGCGCAGGACGTCGCGGCGCCCCCAAGCTCCAGCAAGCAGCGGTGATAGATCGTGCCGAGTCACCGGGGCCTGCCGCAGCTCGTCAAGCGCGGCCTCGACCTGAACGTCGGTGAGTACGCCAGCGCGGTGCATACGCCCCAGTGCCGATAACACCTCGGCGTCAAAGTGGGCCGGCGCGTGCATCACCGTGCCGGCCAATCGTGCGCGTACCGCCGCGAACCGATCGTGCGTACGAGCAAGTAGATCCACCATGGCGCTGGCATCGATGACCACGCGCTCCGATGGCGATGTGGAGGGCGTGCTCACGTTCCGAACTCATCGCGGGCGGCATCGATCGCCTCCAGCACGTCGTCATGCCGGGCGTCTGTGCTTCTGGCCTCCAGCCCATCGAGCCAGGCGTCGGTTGCAGAATTCTCCAATTCGGCCCGGATCGCGGCCTGAGTCAGCGCCGAGACGTTCAGGCCCCGCGCCCTGGCGCACTCTGCCAAATCGTCCGGAACATATACGTTCAACCGAGCCATACACACTAATGTACACACAGTGTGGGCACGGGCTGCCGAGATCCCACGGCCCGACGGCCGGGTATTTGCTAGCCGTGCGCCCCGGTCGTGACCACGAGGCGGCCGGTGGTCGCGCGCGCTTGCATGCGCTCCAGGGCGGCCGGTAAATCTGCCCACGACACCTCGGCGCCGACGACGGTCCGGATCGTCCCGGTACGAATCATCTCGAGGATCTTGGTATGGGCTTCGAGTCCGTCCGAGCGCGCCGGCCAGTTGAAACCCAGGGTGCGACGGACGGCGAGCGGATCGGTGACGTAGACCAAACACACGCCGCACACGTCGAAATTGCCGTATGCGATCGGCCGCGGCGAGAGGTAGTCACCGTCTTCCAACGCGATGTCCTCGGCGAAGCCTGCCATCAGATGGCGTCCGTTGAGCCCCATACACCGGAACGTCTGCACGGTCACGTCACCACCCACGGCATCGAAGGCGACGTCCACGCCACGGCCGTAGGTCAACTCCATGACCTCGTCGACCCAATCGCCGCGCCGATAGTTGATGGCGTGGTCGGCGCCGAGTTCCATGCAGAAGGCCACCTTCTCGTCACTACCGGCCGTCGCGATCACCCGGGCCCCCAGCGCTTTGCCGAGAACCAAAGCGCCGGAGCCGGTTCCGCCGGCTGCAGCGTGCACCAACAAAGTCTCACCGGCCTGCAGTCGGCCCCGTTCCTTCAGCGCGAACCAGCCCAGATGGAACGGATAGTGCAGCGCCGCGCCGTCGATGTCGCTGATCCAGTCGGGCAGTTCCAGAGCGGTCGCCGCGTCGACGATTGCGTAGGAGGCATAGCCGCCGAACGCCATCACCGGAATGCCGACGATGCGGCGACCGACAAGATGCTCGGCGCCCAGGCCCGCACTTTCGACGACTCCGACCGTCTCCATACCCGGTACGAACGGTGCCTGCAGGGGCAGCGTCGAGTAGCGCCCTCGGATGATGTCGATGTCGTTGAAGTTCAAGCAGAAGGCCCGAACGGCGACGCGGATTTCATTCGGTCCGGGAGGCGGCACGTCCACCGTCTGCTGCTCGAGCACCTTGGCCGGGTCACCCAAGCTCGTGGCGACCCATGCCGTCGCGGAGATCGGTTGGGGTGTGGTTTGATTCATGGTTCCTCCAGGCTTCAATTGCTGACAAACCGGTCGCGGTAGGCGCGAAGTCGCGTATTGACATCGTCGATGTCCAACCCGAGGTCGGCGGGCTGGTAGAGCACGCCGCCATAGCGGCCGCGCGGGTGGTCGGTCCGGAACTGCGCCATTGCAGCGCGCGAGTCCGCATCGAGCGGCTGATCGGCGAGTTCGTAGATCGCCGCGATGGTGCCTTCTTCGTCGGCCATGAAGTCCTCGAACCGCACGTCGACCGATTGTTCGGCGGGCAGTGCGTCGCGGTCACGCACACAGCCGTTGAGCAGGTCCTCGGCGCGCTCGAGCCAGTAGCGAGAAATGATCCGCGGATCCGGACGAGCACAGGACATGCGCGCCGCATAGCTGACCATGGTCGCCATCGACTGCGTCACCTCGACCGGATCCCGATGCGTCACAACGAAGACGGCATCCGGAAAGGTGGAGACCAGCGCCGGGAACTGCTCGAGATACTGCGGTGACTTCAGCACCCACCGGGATCCGCCGCGCAGCCACTGCAACGCCTGCAGGCTGCGTTTCAGGTACGCATACGATGGTGCCTGGTCGTTCGCCTTGTAGTGCGCCGCGAAACTCGGCACGTGGTAAGTGGTTTCGAACAGCATGCCCGAGACGTCGTTCGCCAGGAGCTGGATCTCCTCGTGCGCATGGTCGACCGTCATGTCATGCATCCGCTTGAACTCAGGCATCGACGTGTTCACCAGTTCCAGGCCGGCCGCGCACCGCTCCCGCCGGGGTTGCGGACCGTGTTCATCCGGCGCCGGGAACGGCTCGAGGCTTTCCCAGTACGGCAGATAGCGGATCGCGGGGTCGGCGGCGATCAGGTTGTGCAGGTGCGTCGTTCCGGTGCGGGGAAGTCCGCAGATGATGATCGGCCGCTCGATTCCGATTTCCTCGATCTCCGGGTGCTCGGTGATCAACGCCGCCAACCGAAGCCGGTTGACCAGGTTGCCCACCAACTGCTCGAACACGATGGCGGTGCCGGTGTCGGAAAGCCCGGCCTCCTCGACGAGCGCGCCGCACAGCACGTCGAGGCGTTCCCGAAACCCCGGGTCACCCCAGTCGTCCAAGCCGGTGCGTTCGGTCGCCGTCGCCAGCAACACCTGCGGTGTCAGTTCCAGCGTTGCACCGTAGGCGGCCAACGCTTCTCGCATCGGCTGCGCCTCGGGCGGATACACCGGATCGGCCAGGTCCGTCAGCCTGATCGACGCCGGCCGCGTCACTCCGTCGATCACGAACAGAACTCCGCGACATCCATTACGCAACACCGTGGATGGGCGGGAGTTTCCTCCGGCAGGAACCAGCGCAGCCAGATCAGGCCCTTGGACCTACCGGCGGTCGAGACCCAGTTCGGGTGTCCCGGATCCTGATCGCTGATCACGATCCGCCACGAACCGTCGTCCTCATAGCTGACCTGGGCGCCGTTGATGGTGACCCGCTCGTGCGTGTAGTCGTAGGTGTGCAGGAAGGGGTTCCACAGGCAGAGATTCCAGAACGCACAGTCCGGCGAGGTGCCCTCGACGACCAGTGCCTGGTGCGGTTCGAGTTGGTAGGCGCCCATGGCGTATGCGGCGTCGCCGGCCGCCCACCCGTAGGTCTGGCTGGGCACCGGGAACGGCTCGTGAATCTCGTTGGGCGGCTGCACTCGAACGGGCAGCATCTTGCACTGCTCGTTGAGCCACGTCCGGGCCGCGCGCAGCCGGCGGGTCAGGTCCGCACGGTCGTCGTGCCGACGCGCCGGCGGATCGACCGCCTCGATCTTCCATACCGGGCGCCGCCCGTCCTCGGGCGCTTCCATGTAGTCGCGGGTGAGGGCGAAAACCGCGTCGGGCTCGAGTTTGAGCCACGCGCCGGCCTCGGGTGGTGTGGCGCTGAGGGTGAACTCGAAGTTGCCGTCGGCGTCGAACTCCAAGGCCCGGTCATTGATGGTGCCGACGATCCGGTCGCTGTATCGCCCGTCGTCGGGGCCGCCGTAGACCGTCATGGACAGATAAACGGCGTCGCCGCGGTTGCCGGTGACGCGATATCGGCGGTCGGGATCAATGGGCGAAAGTTGGTAGAAGGCATCGGAATTGTCGCCACCCCACTTCAGGTAAGGGCTGATGACGTCGACCAGGATGGGTTTGTCTTTGTCGCCCCAGACGTAGGCGTCCACGGCGACGCGCAACAGGCTGAAGGCCAGTCGGTAGCCGTCGAGGATGTCCGGCTCATCCAGCGGCGGATCGGCGTCGCGCACCCGCCGTTCGACGGCGCGGACCTCGTCGAGCAAGTCAGTGAATGCTGCCGAAAGGTCGTCGGCCGGTTGCACATCGGTCACGGGTTCTCCTCATTCGTGGTTCCGGCTCCCTGCATGACCAGGGAGCAGAGTCTGCCGACGACGTCGTCGCTGTCGTCGCGCTGCAGCACCTGCGCGGCGTAGAACGTGGTGCCGACCAGGAGGTCGTAGATCATCTCGACGTCGAGGTCTGGCCGGACCAGTCCCTGCTCGATGCCTGAGCGCACCAAGGCCGCGAAGTCGAGACGGGTCTGCTCATCGAGAAGTTGCTGCGTCCTGATCACGAGCGCAGGATCGCGGTGGCGGTCGGCCAGGATGCCCATGGTGGCGCTGGCTACCACGGGTTCACTCCAAAACCTGAATACGCCCTCAACGAATAGCCTTAGGTCTGAATGGAATTCACCCGAGCCCGCCAATACCTCGGCGCTGTCCGCGGGACCGAACACGGCATCGAAAACGACATGGGTCTTCGATGGCCAGCGCCGATACACCGTCGGTCGGCTGACGTCGGCTTCCCGGGCGATCGACTCGATGGTCACCTGGTCATAACCGTCGCGCGCCAACAGTCGACGC
This window harbors:
- a CDS encoding sulfotransferase family protein codes for the protein MIDGVTRPASIRLTDLADPVYPPEAQPMREALAAYGATLELTPQVLLATATERTGLDDWGDPGFRERLDVLCGALVEEAGLSDTGTAIVFEQLVGNLVNRLRLAALITEHPEIEEIGIERPIIICGLPRTGTTHLHNLIAADPAIRYLPYWESLEPFPAPDEHGPQPRRERCAAGLELVNTSMPEFKRMHDMTVDHAHEEIQLLANDVSGMLFETTYHVPSFAAHYKANDQAPSYAYLKRSLQALQWLRGGSRWVLKSPQYLEQFPALVSTFPDAVFVVTHRDPVEVTQSMATMVSYAARMSCARPDPRIISRYWLERAEDLLNGCVRDRDALPAEQSVDVRFEDFMADEEGTIAAIYELADQPLDADSRAAMAQFRTDHPRGRYGGVLYQPADLGLDIDDVNTRLRAYRDRFVSN
- a CDS encoding type II toxin-antitoxin system CcdA family antitoxin, with protein sequence MARLNVYVPDDLAECARARGLNVSALTQAAIRAELENSATDAWLDGLEARSTDARHDDVLEAIDAARDEFGT
- a CDS encoding alanine/glycine:cation symporter family protein, with amino-acid sequence MTTLDNLLGDASSFIWGPWLLIPLLLLTGLYLTVLLRGIQVRRFRLAFWLAFVRRKDPGAEGDISHYQALSTALAATVGVGNIAGVATAIALGGPGAVFWMWFTGMVGMATKYSEAFLGVRFRRTDAAGEQSGGPMHYLRRGIKGPLGIFLGGFFAVAGALASFGIGNMTQANTVAANVNEEWGVSAAVTGAIIVMLAAAVILGGIKSIGRVTSLFVPVMIVIYIVGAAAVLAFNIGEVPGALGLIFTDAFTGTAATGGFAGAAVAAAIRYGVARGIFSNESGLGTGGIAAAAAKTTHPVRQALVSMTQTFIDTLVVVSFTALTIVVTGVWKEAGPDEAASFTARAFAEGLPGTWGSIIVTLSVIFFAFSTLLGWSYYGERCMEYLFGRKAVFPYRIVFIIVIYIGATIALKPVWTFSDVMNGLMALPNLVGLIILSPLVYRETRAYFRGDEHADESRPRSGV
- a CDS encoding zinc-binding dehydrogenase — protein: MNQTTPQPISATAWVATSLGDPAKVLEQQTVDVPPPGPNEIRVAVRAFCLNFNDIDIIRGRYSTLPLQAPFVPGMETVGVVESAGLGAEHLVGRRIVGIPVMAFGGYASYAIVDAATALELPDWISDIDGAALHYPFHLGWFALKERGRLQAGETLLVHAAAGGTGSGALVLGKALGARVIATAGSDEKVAFCMELGADHAINYRRGDWVDEVMELTYGRGVDVAFDAVGGDVTVQTFRCMGLNGRHLMAGFAEDIALEDGDYLSPRPIAYGNFDVCGVCLVYVTDPLAVRRTLGFNWPARSDGLEAHTKILEMIRTGTIRTVVGAEVSWADLPAALERMQARATTGRLVVTTGAHG
- a CDS encoding TetR/AcrR family transcriptional regulator; amino-acid sequence: MAATRRLLARDGYDQVTIESIAREADVSRPTVYRRWPSKTHVVFDAVFGPADSAEVLAGSGEFHSDLRLFVEGVFRFWSEPVVASATMGILADRHRDPALVIRTQQLLDEQTRLDFAALVRSGIEQGLVRPDLDVEMIYDLLVGTTFYAAQVLQRDDSDDVVGRLCSLVMQGAGTTNEENP
- a CDS encoding type II toxin-antitoxin system VapC family toxin — its product is MSTPSTSPSERVVIDASAMVDLLARTHDRFAAVRARLAGTVMHAPAHFDAEVLSALGRMHRAGVLTDVQVEAALDELRQAPVTRHDLSPLLAGAWGRRDVLRLTDALYVELADTADLVLLTTDQRLARAWPSADAIG
- a CDS encoding DUF1214 domain-containing protein, with translation MTDVQPADDLSAAFTDLLDEVRAVERRVRDADPPLDEPDILDGYRLAFSLLRVAVDAYVWGDKDKPILVDVISPYLKWGGDNSDAFYQLSPIDPDRRYRVTGNRGDAVYLSMTVYGGPDDGRYSDRIVGTINDRALEFDADGNFEFTLSATPPEAGAWLKLEPDAVFALTRDYMEAPEDGRRPVWKIEAVDPPARRHDDRADLTRRLRAARTWLNEQCKMLPVRVQPPNEIHEPFPVPSQTYGWAAGDAAYAMGAYQLEPHQALVVEGTSPDCAFWNLCLWNPFLHTYDYTHERVTINGAQVSYEDDGSWRIVISDQDPGHPNWVSTAGRSKGLIWLRWFLPEETPAHPRCCVMDVAEFCS